A stretch of Physeter macrocephalus isolate SW-GA chromosome 6, ASM283717v5, whole genome shotgun sequence DNA encodes these proteins:
- the ADIPOR2 gene encoding adiponectin receptor protein 2 isoform X2, whose product MGMSPLLQAHHAMERMEEFVCKVWEGRWRVIPHDVLPDWLKDNDFLLHGHRPPMPSFRACFKSIFRIHTETGNIWTHLLGCVFFLCLGIFYMFRPNISFVAPLQEKVVFGLFFLGAILCLSFSWLFHTVYCHSEGVSRVFSKLDYSGIALLIMGSFVPWLYYSFYCNPQPCFIYLIVICVLGIAAIIVSQWDMFATPQYRGVRAGVFLGLGLSGVIPTFHYVISEGFLKAATIGQIGWLMLMASLYITGAALYAARIPERFFPGKCDIWFHSHQLFHIFVVAGAFVHFHGVSNLQEFRFMIGGGCSEEDAL is encoded by the exons ATGGGCATGTCCCCCCTCTTACAAGCCCACCACGCCATGGAGAGAATGGAAGAGTTTGTGTGTAAA GTCTGGGAAGGTCGGTGGCGAGTAATCCCTCATGACGTGCTACCCGACTGGCTCAAGGATAACGACTTCCTCTTGCACGGACACCGGCCCCCTATGCCTTCTTTCCGGGCCTGTTTTAAGAGCATTTTCAGAATACACACGGAGACAGGCAACATCTGGACGCATCTCTTAG GTTGTGTATTCTTCCTGTGCCTGGGCATCTTTTATATGTTTCGTCCAAACATCTCCTTTGTGGCCCCCCTGCAAGAGAAGGTGGTCTTTGGATTATTCTTCTTGGGGGCcattctctgcctttctttttcgTGGCTGTTCCACACAGTCTACTGCCACTCAGAAGGGGTCTCTCGTGTCTTCTCTAA aCTGGATTACTCTGGTATTGCTCTTCTGATTATGGGAAGCTTTGTCCCTTGgctttattattctttctactGTAACCCACAACCGTGCTTCATCTACTTGATTGTCATCTGTGTGCTGGGCATCGCAGCCATCATCGTCTCCCAGTGGGACATGTTCGCTACCCCGCAGTACCGGGGGGTGAGAGCAG GAGTGTTCTTGGGCCTTGGCCTGAGTGGTGTCATTCCCACCTTTCATTATGTCATCTCGGAGGGCTTCCTGAAGGCCGCCACCATAGGGCAGATCGGCTGGTTGATGCTGATGGCCAGCCTGTATATCACGGGAGCAGCCCTGTACGCGGCCCGCATCCCCGAGCGCTTCTTTCCCGGCAAGTGTGACATCTGG TTTCACTCCCATCAGCTCTTCCACATCTTCGTAGTGGCTGGCGCTTTCGTTCACTTCCACGGTGTCTCAAACCTCCAGGAGTTCCGCTTCATGATCGGCGGAGGCTGCAGTGAAGAAGATGCACTGTGA